A window from Prochlorococcus marinus CUG1435 encodes these proteins:
- the yidD gene encoding membrane protein insertion efficiency factor YidD produces MFKTINRSITSILLFMISFYQKWFSPFFGPRCRFIPSCSSYGYEAITRHGPWKGGWLTLRRLSKCHPLTPCGCDPVPD; encoded by the coding sequence GTGTTCAAAACTATTAATAGATCAATTACTTCTATACTTCTTTTTATGATTTCTTTTTATCAAAAGTGGTTTTCACCTTTTTTCGGACCAAGATGCAGATTTATTCCAAGTTGCAGCTCTTATGGATATGAGGCAATTACTAGACATGGTCCTTGGAAGGGAGGGTGGTTAACTTTAAGAAGATTGAGCAAATGCCATCCTTTAACTCCCTGTGGATGTGATCCTGTGCCTGACTAA
- the rpsD gene encoding 30S ribosomal protein S4 has product MSRYRGPRLRVTRRLGELPGLTRKASKKSNPPGQHGQARRKRSEYAIRLEEKQKLRFNYGVSEKQLVRYVKKARAQEGSTGTNLLRLLENRLDNVCFRLGFGGTIPGSRQLVNHGHITVNGKVLDIAGYQCKSGDVIGIKENKASKKLVEGNIEFPGLANVPPHLDLDKPKLTGKINGKCDREWVALEINELLVVEYYSRKV; this is encoded by the coding sequence ATGTCAAGATACCGCGGCCCCAGATTAAGGGTTACGCGTCGCTTGGGAGAACTACCAGGTCTCACCAGGAAAGCTTCAAAGAAGTCTAATCCTCCAGGTCAGCACGGCCAAGCCCGTCGCAAGCGATCAGAATATGCAATTCGTCTAGAAGAAAAGCAGAAACTTAGATTTAATTATGGAGTTTCTGAAAAACAACTAGTACGTTATGTAAAAAAAGCTAGAGCTCAAGAAGGATCTACGGGAACTAACCTTCTAAGACTTTTAGAAAACAGACTTGATAATGTTTGTTTTAGATTAGGTTTTGGAGGTACAATCCCAGGCTCAAGACAATTAGTAAATCATGGCCATATAACCGTTAATGGAAAGGTTCTTGATATTGCGGGTTATCAATGCAAATCAGGCGATGTAATCGGAATTAAAGAAAACAAAGCAAGCAAAAAACTTGTAGAAGGTAATATAGAATTCCCTGGTTTAGCAAATGTCCCACCTCATCTTGATTTAGACAAACCTAAATTAACGGGAAAAATAAATGGGAAATGCGATAGAGAGTGGGTTGCTCTTGAAATAAACGAACTACTAGTTGTTGAATATTATTCAAGAAAAGTTTAA
- a CDS encoding glutaredoxin family protein — MKIFIFVRQGCCLCDSLKNKLAKINLNELFPNLEELKEIDIDRIDLYKDKYKKYDFEVPVIAVEGIRSEEIIELPRISPRLKDDQLKNWFQKNISTILEK; from the coding sequence ATGAAAATATTTATTTTTGTTAGGCAGGGATGTTGCCTTTGTGATTCATTAAAAAACAAACTGGCAAAAATAAATCTTAATGAGTTATTCCCTAATCTAGAGGAGCTTAAAGAAATTGATATTGATAGGATCGATTTATATAAAGATAAATATAAAAAATATGATTTTGAAGTACCTGTTATTGCTGTTGAAGGAATTAGATCCGAGGAGATTATAGAATTGCCTCGCATTTCTCCAAGATTAAAAGATGATCAATTAAAGAATTGGTTTCAAAAAAATATTAGTACCATTCTGGAGAAATAA
- a CDS encoding PLP-dependent transferase, producing the protein MRDLLKKPIWKNLELGYAIPDSIHAVSVALPTWNDVINYEEKDQECMNLLKSIYPRFGLNPIVKRLCEKVKEQNYYNNKSIWPYPNESIAFKAKKYIDRNTSEQFSFIEKRNNLAFLITEKEGSIYAKYFWQHTGLGLSSRAAAIELGLEDCPPKSYVNECSQTIKNRISKSTKIDSNDIHLTSSGMSALHTSLEIIYKLFPAKPTLQVGFPYVDVLKLPMKIFHGAKLITEENCADIELEIKRINPSALIIELPSNPMLKCVNIKKISKIAKKLNIPLIVDDTIGSNLNINSIEHADIVFTSLTKIFSGSGDILAGSLILNPKSKWIDHFRNALNEINIPILSDGDIVYLEKVSRDVNQRVFEQNKACLELKKRLETHSEIKNIFHPENCPNFNSLLTSNGGYGCLLSFELNGGLNKAKKFYDSLKVSKGPSLGTKFTLVCPYVLLAHYDELDWAESFGIPSHLIRVSVGLEDQDQLWKTFSEALNNF; encoded by the coding sequence TTGAGAGATTTACTTAAAAAACCTATATGGAAAAATTTAGAGTTGGGATATGCAATTCCTGATAGTATTCATGCCGTTTCTGTAGCATTACCAACTTGGAATGATGTAATAAATTACGAGGAAAAAGATCAAGAATGCATGAATTTATTGAAGTCCATTTACCCACGATTCGGGCTAAACCCCATAGTGAAAAGATTATGCGAAAAAGTAAAAGAGCAAAATTACTACAACAATAAAAGTATCTGGCCGTATCCTAATGAAAGCATAGCTTTTAAAGCTAAAAAATACATTGATAGAAATACTTCTGAACAATTCTCGTTTATAGAAAAAAGAAATAATTTAGCTTTCTTAATAACTGAAAAAGAAGGAAGTATTTATGCAAAATATTTTTGGCAACATACTGGTCTTGGTCTATCTTCAAGAGCTGCCGCTATAGAACTAGGTCTTGAAGATTGCCCTCCAAAATCTTACGTAAATGAATGTTCTCAAACAATAAAAAATAGAATTTCTAAATCTACAAAAATTGACTCTAATGATATTCACTTAACTTCATCTGGAATGTCTGCATTGCATACATCATTAGAAATTATATATAAATTATTTCCAGCTAAACCAACACTCCAAGTTGGTTTTCCATATGTAGATGTACTTAAATTACCAATGAAAATCTTTCACGGAGCAAAGTTAATTACAGAAGAAAATTGCGCGGATATTGAATTAGAAATCAAAAGAATAAATCCATCAGCATTAATTATTGAACTTCCAAGTAATCCAATGCTCAAATGTGTAAACATTAAAAAAATTTCAAAAATTGCAAAAAAGCTAAATATTCCGTTAATTGTTGACGATACAATTGGTTCGAATTTAAATATAAATTCCATAGAACATGCAGATATAGTTTTTACTTCACTTACAAAAATTTTTTCAGGTAGTGGTGATATTCTTGCGGGATCATTAATACTAAATCCAAAAAGCAAATGGATTGATCACTTTAGAAATGCATTAAACGAGATTAATATTCCAATACTTTCCGATGGAGATATAGTTTATCTAGAGAAAGTTAGTAGAGATGTAAATCAAAGAGTTTTTGAACAAAATAAAGCATGTTTAGAATTAAAAAAAAGATTAGAGACTCATAGCGAGATTAAAAATATTTTCCATCCTGAAAATTGTCCAAATTTTAATTCTTTACTTACTTCTAATGGGGGATACGGCTGCTTATTATCGTTTGAATTAAATGGAGGATTGAACAAAGCTAAAAAATTTTATGATTCTCTAAAAGTGTCTAAAGGACCTAGTTTAGGTACAAAATTTACTCTAGTTTGTCCTTACGTTTTACTAGCTCATTATGACGAGTTGGATTGGGCTGAAAGTTTTGGTATACCCTCGCACCTTATTAGAGTATCAGTTGGATTAGAAGACCAAGATCAATTATGGAAAACCTTTTCTGAAGCACTAAATAATTTCTAA
- a CDS encoding PLP-dependent transferase — MGNKENNIKKPGFKTLSIHHGETFAEDTGCVMPPIFSTSTFKHGNKDNFDYTRSGNPNFRILENILKSIEDSKYCTVFGSGISAVTAISSTLKSGDKILCESNLYGCTVRMFEKVFKKFGLEVLYTDFTNENNIKKISNFEPTLIWLESPTNPLLKVLDIKAICDEANKLEIPVVVDNTFSTALIQKPLDLGATLSVISTTKFINGHSDALGGAVLTNNEEWNSKMLFSQKALGLQPSPFDSWLITRGVKTLPLRIEQQTKSAEFISEELGNHKIISKIIYPFNQEHPQFNLAKSQMKSGGSMITLKLNLNKEDTFKFCKSLKYFSLAESLGGVESLICHPATMTHASVDDKTKTLLGIDDALVRLSIGCEDTNDLISDILFALNKF, encoded by the coding sequence ATGGGAAATAAGGAAAATAATATCAAAAAGCCAGGTTTTAAGACCCTATCTATTCACCATGGGGAAACATTTGCAGAAGACACTGGATGCGTTATGCCTCCTATTTTTTCTACATCTACTTTCAAGCATGGAAATAAAGATAATTTCGACTACACCAGATCAGGCAATCCAAACTTTAGAATTCTAGAAAACATACTTAAATCAATAGAAGACTCTAAATACTGTACAGTTTTTGGATCTGGAATTAGCGCGGTAACTGCAATTTCTTCAACACTAAAATCAGGTGACAAGATACTCTGCGAGTCAAATCTCTATGGTTGTACGGTGAGGATGTTCGAAAAAGTTTTCAAGAAATTTGGACTAGAAGTTTTATACACAGATTTTACAAACGAAAATAATATCAAAAAGATTTCAAACTTCGAGCCAACCTTGATATGGCTAGAAAGTCCAACTAATCCACTTTTGAAGGTACTTGATATTAAGGCGATTTGTGATGAAGCGAATAAACTCGAAATACCAGTAGTTGTAGACAACACATTTTCTACAGCGCTTATTCAAAAACCATTGGACCTTGGTGCAACACTATCGGTTATAAGCACCACAAAATTCATTAATGGACATAGTGACGCACTTGGCGGAGCAGTACTGACAAATAATGAGGAATGGAATAGTAAGATGCTTTTCTCTCAAAAAGCTCTCGGGCTTCAACCATCTCCTTTTGATAGTTGGCTCATTACGAGAGGAGTAAAAACTCTTCCTTTAAGAATCGAACAACAAACTAAAAGTGCAGAATTTATTTCTGAAGAATTAGGTAATCATAAAATTATTAGTAAAATAATTTACCCTTTTAATCAAGAACATCCGCAATTTAATTTAGCAAAATCGCAAATGAAATCTGGAGGTTCAATGATTACCCTAAAATTAAATTTAAATAAAGAGGATACTTTTAAATTTTGCAAATCTCTCAAATATTTCTCTCTAGCAGAAAGCCTTGGAGGAGTTGAAAGTTTAATTTGTCACCCTGCAACGATGACTCATGCTTCTGTTGATGACAAAACAAAAACTCTACTAGGGATAGATGATGCTCTTGTAAGATTATCAATTGGATGTGAAGATACAAACGATTTAATCTCGGACATTTTATTTGCTTTAAATAAATTCTGA
- the cysK gene encoding cysteine synthase A, whose translation MAKIYEDNSFAIGNTPLVKLKSVTKNAKATVLAKIEGRNPAYSVKCRIGANMIWDAEKSGKLTKDKTIVEPTSGNTGIALAFTASARGYKLILTMPESMSIERRRVMAVLGAEIVLTEASKGMPGAIAKAKEIAESNPSQYFMPGQFDNPANPEIHFKTTGPEIWDDCDGEIDVLVAGVGTGGTITGVSRYIKQEKGKNITSVAVEPSHSPVITQTMNGEEVKSGPHKIQGIGAGFIPKNLDLSIVDKVEQVTNDESIEMALRLAKEEGLLVGISCGAAAAAAVRLAEQDEYAGKTIVVVLPDLAERYLSSIMFTEVPSGIIQEPVKA comes from the coding sequence ATGGCAAAAATTTATGAAGACAACAGTTTTGCTATTGGAAACACTCCATTAGTAAAATTAAAATCAGTTACTAAAAACGCGAAAGCTACAGTACTTGCAAAAATTGAAGGTAGAAACCCCGCTTACAGTGTCAAATGTAGGATCGGCGCAAACATGATATGGGATGCAGAGAAAAGTGGGAAACTCACAAAAGACAAAACTATTGTTGAGCCAACTTCTGGAAATACAGGAATTGCTCTAGCTTTTACTGCTTCAGCAAGAGGTTATAAACTGATCCTTACAATGCCAGAATCCATGTCAATTGAAAGAAGAAGGGTTATGGCGGTGTTGGGCGCTGAAATTGTTTTAACAGAGGCATCTAAAGGTATGCCTGGAGCAATAGCTAAGGCTAAAGAAATTGCAGAAAGTAATCCTTCTCAATATTTCATGCCAGGTCAATTTGATAATCCAGCAAACCCTGAAATTCATTTCAAAACTACTGGACCAGAAATCTGGGATGATTGCGATGGTGAAATTGATGTCCTAGTTGCAGGGGTTGGAACTGGCGGCACAATTACAGGAGTTTCAAGATACATTAAGCAAGAGAAGGGCAAAAATATTACTTCTGTAGCTGTAGAACCATCACACAGTCCTGTTATTACACAGACAATGAATGGAGAAGAGGTTAAATCCGGACCACATAAAATCCAAGGAATTGGAGCAGGATTTATTCCTAAGAACCTTGACTTATCAATTGTTGATAAGGTTGAACAAGTAACAAATGACGAATCAATTGAGATGGCTCTTAGGTTAGCTAAAGAGGAAGGTCTATTAGTAGGAATATCTTGTGGGGCTGCCGCTGCCGCTGCTGTTAGATTAGCTGAACAAGATGAATATGCTGGGAAGACAATTGTAGTTGTTCTACCTGATTTAGCAGAGAGGTATTTATCATCAATTATGTTTACTGAAGTTCCAAGCGGAATCATTCAAGAACCAGTCAAAGCCTAA